AGTTTCATAATGTAAAGGTAATTGAATGGTTGCTGAAACGCCACGCGGGCGGTTTTGGAGAATTAGACGCGCACGATCACCGTAAAGTTGCCGCAAACGTTTACGCGTATTCGTCAGGCCAATGCCTTCATTAATCATATCAGGCAATCCCGGGCCATCGTCGATAATAACAACAATCAAATTTTCACCGGAGCATCGCGATTGAATGACCAATTCACCGGAATCGGAAGTTGCGGCCAACGCATGTTCCAGCGCATTTTCGACCAGCGGTTGCAAAATCCAATTGGGCACGAGCGCATCCAGCGACGCTGAGTCGATGTCGCGCGTTATGCGAAGGCGATTGGCAAAACGAATACTTTGAATGTCGAGGTAAAGATTGATGAATTCCAATTCTTTTTTCAGTGGAATTTCATTGGTTTGAGGCGATTCAAGAGTCAACCGAAGTAAATCGCTCAGCCGTGTCAGCATTTGAATCGCTGCATCATTTTCTTTTTTCAATACGAGTGCGGAAATTGCGTGATGGGTATTAAACAAAAAATGCGGCTGCAACTGCATACGGAGCGCCAACCATTGCGCTCTAGCTAGCGCATTTTCGAGGTCCGCTTTCTGAATATAATAATCGTACGCATGCGTAATACCGACAATGACCCAATAGATCAAAAGATTGACATGAAACTTGTACGTAAAAATTCCAAGAAAAGAAATCAACGGCGGCGAGGATTCGCTCGACCACGTTCGTACGACATAACTGACGGACACTTCGGCTACAAACACTACCAACGCAGCGACC
The sequence above is a segment of the bacterium genome. Coding sequences within it:
- a CDS encoding histidine kinase; translation: MAVINTGQYVLSNVLKNQNVDWGGLLLWSAGWLVWAIVTPLVMNWARRYPIERDKMALRLMVHFAAGLVAALVVFVAEVSVSYVVRTWSSESSPPLISFLGIFTYKFHVNLLIYWVIVGITHAYDYYIQKADLENALARAQWLALRMQLQPHFLFNTHHAISALVLKKENDAAIQMLTRLSDLLRLTLESPQTNEIPLKKELEFINLYLDIQSIRFANRLRITRDIDSASLDALVPNWILQPLVENALEHALAATSDSGELVIQSRCSGENLIVVIIDDGPGLPDMINEGIGLTNTRKRLRQLYGDRARLILQNRPRGVSATIQLPLHYETSNDPIG